The DNA region GTAAAAATAATATTTCTACTAGAAATATAATATAAAATTATAGTTATGAATAGTTTAGAAGATAAAAACAAAATCATTGATTTGTCAATAAAAACAAGTGAGTTACAAAGGTATTTTATGACAGAAATAACAGATAATATGATTTATAAAACTTTTTTCAAAGATGTTAATGTAATCGATTTCAACAACAATGAAGTTATTTTAACATTTGATTATTTTTATGATAACACTGAAGCTGTTTATAATTCTCTTTATAAAGAAATTATTGATAAAACCATTTCAGAGATTTTTGGTAAAGATGTTAGATATAAAATAATCCATAAAGATGAAGTAAAAAACATAAATAACAAGAATTTAAGCAATGAAAAAGAAATAAATAAGCAAGTTAAATCCTTCTTTCAAAATGAGTATTCAGAAAAATTCACTTTTGATACTTATTTAAAAAGTGAATTTAATAAGGAATCTATCGAAATTTGCAAAAGTATCGTTAATCAAGAAAGCGATTTAAATATATTGTTTATTTCAGGACCTTCAGGTATAGGTAAAACACATTTATTACAGGCTGTTGGTAACAAATTTGATGAAATGGGTAAAAAATCTATTTATATAACCCCAATTATATTTAACAAAAAAATATTAGGCGCACTACAAGATAATAACACAAATTATATTTCTAAGTTATTAAGTCATTTAACCTCTGTAGACATTCTTTTGTTTGATGATTTTCAAATCTTTGGTGAAGGACAAAAAAAACAAACAAAAAACTTTATTTATCAAATCATTGACGCAAGAATGCAAAAAAACAAACCAACTATAATTTCGGCGGAAATGGATCTAAAAGATTTAAAAGTTTATTTTGAAGATAGGCTCTATACAAGACTTCAGGCAGGGTTTTTAACAAAAATAAAAAAACCGGAAATTAAAGAATATAAAGATTTATTGGATTTCTTGCTAGAACAAAACGGAGTGAATTCTGATATTGTTGATCAAGAATCAAAAGATTTTTTTGTTAGGGAGTTTTCAACCTCAATTAGAGCTTTATTAGGCGCTGTTACAAAAGTTAAGTATTATAAAAACGATTTATTAAAAGCTGACTATGTTTTTAGTGTTATAAAAAATATTTTTAAAGATTATTTTTCTTCCTTTATTGCTCCAACCCCAGAAATAATTGTTAAAGCTGTTTCAAATTATTACAAAGTTAATACAAGAGAAATAATGGGTAAAACAAGAAAAAAAGAAATAGTTATAGCAAGACACATTGCAATAATTTTAATGGATAATTTATTAAATATGTCTTCAACTGAAATAGGCAAGTATTTAAACAAAGATCACACAACTATATTGAATGCACTAAAAAAATCCAAGAATGATACACCTGATTCATCTTTAAAATTAACTTTAGATGAAATTAAGAACAAGTTACACACAGGTAAATAGAAGAAAAAGAAGAAATATTAAGATGTTAATAACTTTAAAAAGTTAAAAAAATATAAAAAAATAGGTTTTTTTAATGTTTTCTAAGTTATTAACATAATTCCACAAACATAATAACATTATTAATTAGGAGAATTATGAAATTTACAATTTCTAAGAATTTATTAGAAAATATAATAGAGTTTTTATCAACGTTTGTTGACTCAAATGATTCATATATGCTTTTTAGAGGTATATATATAGAATTGAATAATGAAGAGGCTACATTTATAGCTGGTAATTCAAGTATAGCTTCCAAAAAAACAATAAAAATAGATGAAAAAGAAATCAAATTAGAAAAAACAGGAAGTTTATTAATAAACACAACAATATTAAAAAACCTTGTTAAAAAGTTTGAAAAAGAAATTACATTTATAAAAAATGAAAACTCTTTAGAAGTATTTGAAAATAAGACAAGGTATACACTAACTTTATTAGACGAAACTAAATATAGTCATTTTAATTTTTCAATACCTCAAAATAAAATTGTGATTAAATCAAAAGACTTAAATGAAGCTATAAATAATGTATATATATCATCAAACTTAAACCATGAAAAATCTAATAATATAGTTAATAACCCAGTTACCAAAGTTATAAACCTTAGATCAGAAGGTAATAAAATAAGATTTACTTCAACTGATACTTATAGATTATCAACACATGTGTTGAATATAGGCCAAGAGTCGAATTTGGATATAAACATCGATGTAAAAAATTTCAAAAAACTTTATAACAAAGATATGCCAAGCGAAATAAATTTATTTATCGAAAATAATAGAATTGGTATAAGTTACGAAAATACAATAATCTTTACTTACATTGTCAATATAAAATATATTGATATAGATAGATTAATAAAATTTAAAAATACAAAAAATATAAAAATAAAAAAAGAAGAGCTTTCTAAAATTATTAATAAAACAATATTTTATAGTTCAGAAAAAATTAGAAGATTACAGTTTTCTATTTCTGAAAATGAAATAAAAACAACTTTTGAAATACCGGAGGTTGGTATTTCTGAATTTATCACAACTTCTCTAGAATATAGCGGAAATTCTTTTGAAATAGATATTGATTGACAATTTGTGAAAGAGGCTATAAGTGCATTCAACACAGAATATATATATTTGCATATAACAAATAATGAAGATAGAATTTATATAAAAGGTGAAGATAGTGATGATAATATTCAACTTCTAACACCTATAAGGAGATATTAATGGAACTACCAATTAAAACAGAATCCATAAAAATCTCTCAGGTTTTAAAAATGTGCAATATCGTAGAAACTGGTGGTCAAAGCAAAATGTTTTTAGAAAACAATGTAGTAACAATAAATGGTAAAAGAACTATTTCGAAAAGTTCGAAAGCAAGACCTGGAGATTTTATTTGGATAAATGATAAAGAAGTTATTGAAATAGTAGAAGTTTATTAAAAAATGAAAAGGTGCTTACATGCACTTTTTTATAAAAAAATTTCTTATTTTAAAAAAATTTCTTATAATATATAAAAATATTAAGTGTCAAGCATTTTTACTTGACACAACGGAGGACAAATGGTAAAAATTAGATTAAGAAGAATGGGGAGCAAATTTAGACCAGTATACAAAATTGTTGCTGCTGATGCGAGAGCTCCTCGTGACGGAAAATTTATCGAAGCTTTAGGACACTACAACCCTAACTCAAAAGAACTTGTTTTAAATAAAGAACTTGTAGAAAAATGACTTTCACAAGGTGCTAAACCAACTGACACTGTTGCAAATTTATTAAAAAAACAAAAATAGTTATCTATGAAAATTAATTTCTTAACAATATTCCCTAACTATATAAAACCATTAATCGAAGAAAGTGTAATTAATAAAGCGATATCTAAAAATATAATTGATATTGAAGTTATTGATTTTAGAGATTTTTCTAAAAATAAACACCGCAAAGTTGATGATGAGATATATGGTGGAGGACACGGGTTATTATTACAAATTGAACCTATAGATTTAGCGCTTGAGAGTTTAAGAAATAGAGGAGGATATAAGGTACTTGTTTCCCCTCAAGGAAAGAAATTCGATCAAAAAATTGCTAATGAATTATCTTCTAAAGAACAAATAACATTTATTTGTGGGAGATATGAAGGTTTTGATGAAAGAATAGTTGATCTTGTTGATGCGGAATTATCTATTGGTGATTTTGTATTGACAGGTGGTGAATTGCCTGCTATGGCTATGGCTGATAGTATAATAAGGTTAGTTCCAGGTGTTATTAAAGAGGAATCACATGTATATGATTCATTTCAAAATAAGGGTCTATTAGATTATCCTCAATATACAAGACCAAGAGAATATAAGGGTATGAAAGTACCTGAAGTACTTTTTAACGGTAATCATAAAGAAATTAATGAATGAAAAACGAAAGCGCAATGAGAAAAAACTCTCAAAAATCGCCCAGATATAATTGAAAGGATAAAAAATGAGAAATAAATTAATAGAATTAGTAGAAAAACCACAATTACGTACAGATTTACCTGAATTTCAAACAGGTGACAACGTTAAAGTTCACGTCCGTATTCGTGAAGGTGAAAAAGAACGTATCCAGGTTTTTGAAGGTTTAGTAATTTCTAAAAAAGAGTCAGGAACAAGAGAAAGTTTTACAGTAAGAAAGATTTCATATGGTGTTGGAGTTGAAAGAACATTTCCTGTTAATTCACCTTTAATTGCACATATAGAAGTAATTCGTTCAAACAAAGTTCGTAGAAAAAGATTATTCTATATGAGAGACCGTAAGGGTAAAAGTGCTCGTCTTAAAGAAATTAAGAGATAATATACAATGTTTTCCGATAATATTCATGTAAAAATAGGTAATAAAAACACGAAATAATTTTTGTACATGAATTTACATTTTAGAAACACTGGCCTTTTTGAGTCAGTGTTTTTTTATTTAAATACTATCCATTTTTATGTTGGTTTCATCTATAAAACATTCTGCTATTTTTATTCCTTTTTAAAATGACTTCCGAAATATTTAAAATGTGAAAAATGTGAAAATTTTAGTAAGTCACTAAAATATTTGGAGGAAAAATGAAAAAAATAACATTCTTATTAAATATATTAGCTATTTCTTCGCCCTTAGTTATTACATCTTGTAATTTTAATTCAAACAATATTCATAATGAAACTAAACAAAATAGATATAGTCAATTTCAATACTTGTTAGAAAAATATTATGAAGAAAACAATTTTAAAAGAGATACAACATTTATTTTGGATTTAGTAATGAAAGATAACTATCTCAATTATTTTCAACATAAACCAACTGGAAAATATTATTTTGATACTTACATAGATAGTGTGCAAGAGTTTAATGAATTAGTAATTGATAGGTTTTATGAACTTTTATCAAAAACCAATATAAAAGATAGACCAACAAAAGAAGAAATAGTAAAAGAATTTGAAAGTAAATTTTTAAATAATAAAAAACTTGAAGAAGTTTTAGACAAAAAAAGATTATATTTAAAAATATCGAATGATATTCATTTTTTTGATGAAATGCGTTATGCGATAAAAGATAGCGAAGGAAAATTTAACTGAGTTTTTCTTAATGACGCAAATTCTAATGAGCCTATGATTAAAAATAATGTTATAATTAACAATACACAGTATTTAAATGTTTTTGTATTAGAGAAAGAAGAAAAATTTAAAACAAAGATCTTTTTCTTCAAGTCAAAAAGCCAAAGATATAATTATTTTTATAATTTGCTTAACAAAAAATATTTTATTGAAAATAAAGAAATAATAAATTTTGAAACATCAATGATTAAAGATGTTGTAGAAATATCACGAAAAAAATTCGGCATTAAACAATCTGATTCTTACTTATTATCTTCAATAAACTATAATGTTGCTAAAAAAGATGATAATTTTTTAAATAATAACCATTTTATTATAAAGAATGAATCAGATTTAAATACTATTTTTGAAAAATGATATTCAATTTTACGATTAAAAAATCCTAATTCTAACAAAGAATTAGAAATTAAAAAAGCAAAAAAAGATTTTGAAGAAACTTTTCTTGAAAACAAAACATTCGAAGAAGTGTTACTTAAAAATAACATCTTTATATTTGAAGCCAAAAAAGATAAATATCGTGTTTACAAAGATAAATATGAAACTTTAATGGTCACAAAAGAAAATGATACTCAGATTCATTTAACAAATATAAGAGTTTCTGATTTTCTTTTAGGTTGAAATAATTGAGAAGAACCTTACGACTTTTCTAATGAACCAAAATCTGAAAGATGATTAGAAGTTGTGATAATCCCTAAAAATAAAGAAATAATTTATACTCCTAAATTAAAAAAATCCGATTTAATTGTTGATTTATCTTTTTATAATAATTTTGTTAAAAATAACTAAAACGCATTATGTATGAAATATTACTTAATATCTAAGTTAAGTGGAACAAATTAATTAACCCCTACCAAAACACATAAAATAATTAAGTTTTTCTGTTTTTGGGTAGGGGTTATTATTTTTTAATAAAATAAAAAATTAATTTGGTACTTAAAAAAACTAAATTATAAGCTCGGGAAGTCTTTGATATCAATTTTAAATATTTTGGTTTAAAAAAGTGAATTAGAAATTTTATTCAAAATATCTAATAACATATATTTTGATCCCGATATTGATCTATTAATTAAAAAAAATTAAGGTTTTGATTTTGGTAGTGTAGATAATTTTGTGTAAATCTCCAAATAACAAATATTTATAATGAAATATTTAATATAGGAGATTTTTTAATTTATAAAATAGCGTGTGATGAAGAATAAAAAAACAAACATACTCGATAAATCAGTGGAAGCTCTGATTTATCGAGTATGTTTGTATTTATACAAAATATTCTACAGTACCATTTTTATAAACCAAAAAGGTCTTTTGCAATTTCTAATTGTTCTTTAACAAAATAAGCAGATTTTACATCATCAAGTTGTATTTCTTTTTTTTCAGAATAAAATTCATTACTTTTATATTGGATATAAATTGTATTTTTATACATGGAAATGCTAGTTATTTGATTTAAATTTATTAAAAAATTTTCAAACTCATACTTTCTTTTTCTTTTTACTATTATACTACCGCTAATGCTTTTATCCGTTAAAAGTGCAAATTCTTTATTTTTTTTGACTCTAAAGTATGTTATTAACCTTGAGATAAATAGTATAAAAAAAATCACAGAACCAATCTTGCTACTTTTTAATAAAGGTATAGCCAGTATTAAAAATAAAATTCCTCAAAAAAGTATTTTTATTTGTTTTCTATTCCCGAAAGAAATTTCTAATAACTTTTTCTCTTTATCCATAACAATATATATTTTAATGTTTTTTTTTTTTTTTGGAAGAAAAAAACGTTATATAAAAAATATCTAGGATATTTTTTGTATAATCCAAGATATTCAGTATAAAAAGTTAAAATCTTTACTAAAAATTAATCATTTCAAATTTATTAGGGTTTCGTTTAATTTCTTCTGACAATTTATTTTTAAATGAATTAGGGTTATTATTTGTTTCATAACCAAAATAATCGTATTCGTGTGAAGCTAATAATCCAAAACCATATTGATCATCACCTATATTTTGCATAAATAAAGCAACTATATCTCCGTTTTTGTCATAAACAACACTTCCTGACCCGCCAGATATCAAGTCTAATTGGATATTAGCGTTTCTATCACTTTGAACAAAAGTTCTGAAATGTCCGTATTTTATGAACTCTGGAGCTTGATCGCTTAGCGTTATTTCTTCTATTCTATTTATAATGTGTTCTCTATACCTTCTACCACTAAAACCTGCATGCGGATCTTGTGGGAAACTGGCCAGAGATAAATTTACAATCGAATTACTATCTATATATTTTGTAGTTTTACTCAATTTTAATGATTTTAATTCTTTTCAATTCTCAAAATATTCTTTTATTTTTGTGTTATTTGTAGAAGTAGCTAAATCTAAAATCGGCTTAATATCAATGATTGAAATGGATATATCTGCATTTTGTCTTCCGTCATTTAATAATATACCCTTTCTGGAAGTTTGGTTTTTTGATTCCCAAAAATTAAATTGGAAAAAACTTTTTTCAACATTTATTGAAATATCGCTATTTGCAGTCGAAACTTTATTATCATCAAAATCAGGAATAATAATTTTTTTTAATACTCTATTATCATTCCAACGTGTTTCTAAAATATCAGTAACATGTCTATTTGTAATAAAGTAATATCTATAATCATTATCGTCGCTAGGTTTAACTTTAGATAACATTGTAGATGTACCACCACCTACAACAAATACTCTTTTTCTTATATCCTTAAATATATTTTCTTTATTATTTGTTGGATTCAATCTCTCTGAATATTTTAAAGTTTTATTTAATTCGTTATTAGAAGAAATTTTTGGAAAAACAGAATTTTTAAGGTTATCAAATCCCAAAGAAAAGTTTTTGTCTTGTCCTTCATTAACATAATAACTAATATCAGTTAATGTATTATATTTATCTACATAAATATTGTTATTTATATCATTTGCATCGAATGTAATATTTTTGTTAGTAAATTTAATTTTGGTTGTTAATACATTTTGGTCTAATTCAGTTTTAAATTGAGCAACAAAAGGACTCCCGGGTATATTAGTAAATTCATTATCGATATTTTCTAAATCAATATTAACTCTTAATAATTCGTATTCTTGAATTTGATTTTGCGAATCGTATCTTGAACTAATTTTTATATTAAAAGATAACTTCTTCTTTGTGAAATTATGTTTTGTGAAGTTTGTTAAATCCTTCTTTATGACTATTGTGTTTTCATTTTCTTTTGTTATTTCGTTGTCAACCATATCAATAGGCATTATTTTTCTTACATATTTAATAAAATTTTGATTATCCTTAAATCTAACTTGAAGATCCGGGACATTTCTAAAGAAATATCTTGGAAGACTTAAAAAATCATTTTTTGTATATCAAATAGGTAAAGAATCTTGTGTAAAATTACCAATAAAACCTGTTTTAATAACCTTTACCAATTCGTTTTCGAAGTATCTTTCTATAATTATTTTGTTATTATTACTGTTTTCTAAGACAACATTTTCAGGAAAATCAGTTTTATCAAATATCCTTTTTGGATCGCTAATATTACCTTGAGAAGTTAGTTGAGTATCATTGCTTAAGGCCACTGGGTCTTGAAATTCAAATATTTCGTTATTATTTTCTTTATCTTCTTCTGAATCCGGGATTTCTTCCTCTTTTTTATCTTTATCGGAAGTGTCAGGAATTTCATTGTTTTCTGAATTAGCTCCTTCTTTATTTGTTAAAGTTTTATCGTTTGGTTTTTCTGCTACTTCAACAGGAACTTGAGGTTTAGAGTCTTTTTTCTCTATATCCTTTTTATTTTCAGGATCTTGTATATTTGTTTCTTTTGGTTCTTTTTCAAATTCTTTTGTATTTTTAGTTTTATTATCTTTGTTATCACTATTATTATCTACTTTATTGCTTGTCTGTGTATTTGAAGGTGAACAACTAACAATAGACAAACTTGTAACTAAACTTGTTAATAGTAATAAATTTTTAATTTTTCTCATCATTAACCTTTTTCTATAATGTTTATTAAATCATTTTCATTTATGATTTTTACCCCTAATTTTTGAGCCTTAATAGTCTTTGAACTGCTACCTATTTCGTTACTTACTAAATAAGTTAAATTCTTGTTTATATTATCAGTAAAAACCCCGCCATTTTCCTTTATTAAATTTTCATAATATAATCTAGGGTTGCTCAATTTGCCTGTTATAGCAATAGAAACACCTTTTAATATACCTTCATTTAAATATACTTTATTTTCGTATTCAAATATATTATCCAATTCTAATAACATCTCTTTGTTTTTTACTCTGAAAGTATCCAATTCTTCAATAATTGAAGGACCAATGGTGTTTATATCACTTAATTCATTTAGATCAATATTTAAAAGTTCTTTAAAATTATTCACTTTTTCAGAAATTATTTCAGCTACTTTTAAACCAATATGTTTTATTCCTATCCCATAAAGAACATTTAAAAATTTAGTTTTTTTACTGTTTTGAATAGCTAGAAGTATTTTATCTATTTTAGTTTCTTTAAAACCCTCTCAAGATAATACTACTTCCCTGTATTTTTGTAAATTATATAAACTTTGAAAATTGCTTAGTATTCCATTGTTGTAAAATAAAGCAATATTTTTTTCAGCAAGCGTTTCAATATTTAATGCTTTTTTACTTGCAAAATGAATTAATTTTCTTATTTGTTTTTCAGAACAGTCTTCATTTACACAAAATTGATCAACAAGATCACCCAAATGAATTAATTCACTATTGCAACTAGGGCAAAATAATGTTTTTTGAAAAAATCCATCAACATTTTTCTCTTTTAAACCTGTTATTTTAGGTATTATTTCACCGGATTTAATTAAGTTTACTTCATCGCCTATATTTATATTCATTTCTTTAATAAATTCGTAATTATGAAGTGTGGCTCTTTTGACTGTTGTTTGAGCTAATTCAACAGGTTCTATTTCAGCAATGTAACTAATTTTACCTGTTCTTCCTACTGTAGGTATTATTTCTTTTATAATAGAACTAGTTTCCTCTGTTTCGAATTTATATGCAATTGCATATTTAGGAAATTTCGCTGTTTTCCCGAAATCTTCTCACAATCTAATTTGATTAACTTTTATAACAAAACCATCACAATCAAAATCATATGAATTTTTTAGTTTATCAAATTCCAAAACATTATTTCATATTTCTTCAAAATTATGCGATTCTCTTATGTAAGGGCTTGTTGGGAAGCCTAATTTTTTCAACTTTAAAATTGACTCTGTTTGACTGTTTACACCGAATGTTTCAGGGTCAACGATATCATAAATAATTGATGAAAGTTTTCTTTCTTTTACGAAAGTGTTATCTAATTGTTGGATAGTCCCTGAAGCCGCATTTCTTGGGTTTGCAAAAGGTTTTTCATTATTTTTTATTCTTTTTTCATTAATTTTATTAAATTCAGACTTGGGTAAATATACTTCTCCCCTAACTTCTAATGGTAGTTTATAATCTATTATTTTAGGAATTGAATCTATTTCTTTTATATTATTTGTTAAGTCGCTTCCGATAAGTCCAGTACCTCTTGTAACTGCTCTTATTAACACCCCGTCTTCGTAGTGTAAAGAAATAGAAGCACCATCTATTTTAGGCTCTAAACTAAACGTAAAACTGCGATTAATCAGCTTTGAAACGCCTGTTACAAATTTGTGTAATTCTTCCTTTGAATAAGCTTTAGCTAAAGAAAGCATAGGTTTTTTGTGTTGGTATTCTTTAAATTCTTTAACAATGTTACCACCCACTTTTTTCGTAGGTGAATCTTCTTGAATAAATTCAGGAAAATTTGCTTCTAGCACTTCTAATTTTCTTAATTCTACATCATATTTATTATCAGAAACGGAAGGTTCGGAAAGTTGATAATACTCATAATTTCATTTATTGATTTTCTTAACCAATTCTTTTATTTGTTTCTCGATCATATTTGTTTCATTCATAATAAAATTTTACCATTTAGTAAGCAAAAGAAAAAAGACTTATAAGCATATTATATAGCTTAAAAAGTCTTTTTTATTAAGTTTAAATAAGCAGTTTGAGCAATCATAGCCCCATTGTCTGTTGAATATTTTAAGTCGGGTATAATTGCGTTTTCGTGTAGTTTGATAAATTCATTTCTCAATAATTTATTCGCACTCACACCACCACCCAAAACTAATGAATTTACATTAAATTTTGCTAAAGCAAGTTTGGTTTTTGAAATTAAGTAATCTACAGCTGTTTTTTGAAAACTTACAGCAATTTTAACTTTATCAATATATATATTTTTCATATTCGCTTGATTCATTATATTTAAAACTTGAGTTTTTAACCCGCTAAAAGAAAAATCTAATTCATTTTCAGTTTTAGGTTTAGTAAATTCAATAAAATCATCATCTTTATAATTATCAAACAACTTATCGATAATTGGGCCACCAGGAAACCCTAAGCCTAACCTACTTGAAACTTTATCAAATGCCTCTCCTACAGCATCATCCAAAGTTTCCCCTACAATTTCAAAATCACTAACACTTTTAGCATAAATTAATTGTGTATGACCTCCAGAAACAAGTAAACAAAGAGCAGGAAAAGTAATTTCATTAGTAAGTGTAGAAGATAAAAAATGTCCTTGCAAATGATTTACTGGAATTAAGGGTTTATTTAATACTAAAGAAAGAGCGCTAGCAAAAAGAAAGCCAATTTGTAAAGACCCAATTAAGCCTGGTTCTTTTGTGTATGCTATATAATCAATTGTGTTTAAATCATATTTTTCTTGAATCATAGTTTGAATTAAAGAAATATTTTTAACATGTTCTCTAGATGCTATTTCAGGAATTGTACCCC from Mycoplasmopsis canis PG 14 includes:
- the tsaD gene encoding tRNA (adenosine(37)-N6)-threonylcarbamoyltransferase complex transferase subunit TsaD; translation: MRILGIETSHDDTSIAILEDGVVLEMWTFSQIDIFKEFGGTIPEIASREHVKNISLIQTMIQEKYDLNTIDYIAYTKEPGLIGSLQIGFLFASALSLVLNKPLIPVNHLQGHFLSSTLTNEITFPALCLLVSGGHTQLIYAKSVSDFEIVGETLDDAVGEAFDKVSSRLGLGFPGGPIIDKLFDNYKDDDFIEFTKPKTENELDFSFSGLKTQVLNIMNQANMKNIYIDKVKIAVSFQKTAVDYLISKTKLALAKFNVNSLVLGGGVSANKLLRNEFIKLHENAIIPDLKYSTDNGAMIAQTAYLNLIKKTF
- the ligA gene encoding NAD-dependent DNA ligase LigA; the protein is MNETNMIEKQIKELVKKINKWNYEYYQLSEPSVSDNKYDVELRKLEVLEANFPEFIQEDSPTKKVGGNIVKEFKEYQHKKPMLSLAKAYSKEELHKFVTGVSKLINRSFTFSLEPKIDGASISLHYEDGVLIRAVTRGTGLIGSDLTNNIKEIDSIPKIIDYKLPLEVRGEVYLPKSEFNKINEKRIKNNEKPFANPRNAASGTIQQLDNTFVKERKLSSIIYDIVDPETFGVNSQTESILKLKKLGFPTSPYIRESHNFEEIWNNVLEFDKLKNSYDFDCDGFVIKVNQIRLWEDFGKTAKFPKYAIAYKFETEETSSIIKEIIPTVGRTGKISYIAEIEPVELAQTTVKRATLHNYEFIKEMNINIGDEVNLIKSGEIIPKITGLKEKNVDGFFQKTLFCPSCNSELIHLGDLVDQFCVNEDCSEKQIRKLIHFASKKALNIETLAEKNIALFYNNGILSNFQSLYNLQKYREVVLSWEGFKETKIDKILLAIQNSKKTKFLNVLYGIGIKHIGLKVAEIISEKVNNFKELLNIDLNELSDINTIGPSIIEELDTFRVKNKEMLLELDNIFEYENKVYLNEGILKGVSIAITGKLSNPRLYYENLIKENGGVFTDNINKNLTYLVSNEIGSSSKTIKAQKLGVKIINENDLINIIEKG
- the trmD gene encoding tRNA (guanosine(37)-N1)-methyltransferase TrmD, producing the protein MKINFLTIFPNYIKPLIEESVINKAISKNIIDIEVIDFRDFSKNKHRKVDDEIYGGGHGLLLQIEPIDLALESLRNRGGYKVLVSPQGKKFDQKIANELSSKEQITFICGRYEGFDERIVDLVDAELSIGDFVLTGGELPAMAMADSIIRLVPGVIKEESHVYDSFQNKGLLDYPQYTRPREYKGMKVPEVLFNGNHKEINEWKTKAQWEKTLKNRPDIIERIKNEK
- a CDS encoding RNA-binding S4 domain-containing protein — translated: MELPIKTESIKISQVLKMCNIVETGGQSKMFLENNVVTINGKRTISKSSKARPGDFIWINDKEVIEIVEVY
- the rpsP gene encoding 30S ribosomal protein S16, translated to MVKIRLRRMGSKFRPVYKIVAADARAPRDGKFIEALGHYNPNSKELVLNKELVEKWLSQGAKPTDTVANLLKKQK
- a CDS encoding DnaA ATPase domain-containing protein, producing the protein MNSLEDKNKIIDLSIKTSELQRYFMTEITDNMIYKTFFKDVNVIDFNNNEVILTFDYFYDNTEAVYNSLYKEIIDKTISEIFGKDVRYKIIHKDEVKNINNKNLSNEKEINKQVKSFFQNEYSEKFTFDTYLKSEFNKESIEICKSIVNQESDLNILFISGPSGIGKTHLLQAVGNKFDEMGKKSIYITPIIFNKKILGALQDNNTNYISKLLSHLTSVDILLFDDFQIFGEGQKKQTKNFIYQIIDARMQKNKPTIISAEMDLKDLKVYFEDRLYTRLQAGFLTKIKKPEIKEYKDLLDFLLEQNGVNSDIVDQESKDFFVREFSTSIRALLGAVTKVKYYKNDLLKADYVFSVIKNIFKDYFSSFIAPTPEIIVKAVSNYYKVNTREIMGKTRKKEIVIARHIAIILMDNLLNMSSTEIGKYLNKDHTTILNALKKSKNDTPDSSLKLTLDEIKNKLHTGK
- the rplS gene encoding 50S ribosomal protein L19, with the protein product MRNKLIELVEKPQLRTDLPEFQTGDNVKVHVRIREGEKERIQVFEGLVISKKESGTRESFTVRKISYGVGVERTFPVNSPLIAHIEVIRSNKVRRKRLFYMRDRKGKSARLKEIKR
- a CDS encoding DNA polymerase III subunit beta encodes the protein MKFTISKNLLENIIEFLSTFVDSNDSYMLFRGIYIELNNEEATFIAGNSSIASKKTIKIDEKEIKLEKTGSLLINTTILKNLVKKFEKEITFIKNENSLEVFENKTRYTLTLLDETKYSHFNFSIPQNKIVIKSKDLNEAINNVYISSNLNHEKSNNIVNNPVTKVINLRSEGNKIRFTSTDTYRLSTHVLNIGQESNLDINIDVKNFKKLYNKDMPSEINLFIENNRIGISYENTIIFTYIVNIKYIDIDRLIKFKNTKNIKIKKEELSKIINKTIFYSSEKIRRLQFSISENEIKTTFEIPEVGISEFITTSLEYSGNSFEIDIDWQFVKEAISAFNTEYIYLHITNNEDRIYIKGEDSDDNIQLLTPIRRY